A genomic window from Klebsiella quasipneumoniae subsp. quasipneumoniae includes:
- the lsrG gene encoding (4S)-4-hydroxy-5-phosphonooxypentane-2,3-dione isomerase — translation MNVTLVEINIKPERVDEFLEVFRANHEGALREPGNLRFDVLQDPEVKTRFFIYEAYKDDEAVLAHKKTPHYLACVEKLEEMMSQPRQKRSFIGLLPQV, via the coding sequence ATGAATGTGACGCTGGTGGAGATCAATATCAAACCCGAGCGGGTGGATGAGTTTCTCGAGGTGTTCCGCGCCAACCACGAAGGGGCGCTGCGGGAGCCGGGCAACCTGCGCTTTGATGTTCTGCAGGATCCGGAGGTGAAGACCCGCTTTTTTATCTACGAAGCCTATAAAGACGATGAAGCGGTGCTGGCGCACAAGAAGACCCCGCACTATTTAGCCTGCGTCGAAAAGCTGGAAGAGATGATGTCGCAGCCGCGGCAGAAGCGCAGCTTTATCGGCCTGCTACCGCAGGTGTGA
- the ygjG gene encoding putrescine aminotransferase translates to MNRLPSSASALACSAHALNLIEKRTLDHEEMKALNQEVREYFKEHVNPGFLEYRKSVTAGGDYGAVEWQAGGLNTLVDTQGQEFIDCLGGFGIFNVGHRNPVVVSAVENQLAKQPLHSQELLDPLRAMLAKTLAALTPGKLKYSFFCNSGTESVEAAIKLAKAYQSPRGKFTFIATSGAFHGKSLGALSATAKSTFRKPFMPLLPGFRHVPFGDINAMRTMLSECKKTGDDVAAVILEPIQGEGGVILPPTGYLPAVRKLCDEFGALLILDEVQTGMGRTGKMFACEHENVQPDILCLAKALGGGVMPIGATVATEEVFSVLFDNPFLHTTTFGGNPLACAAALATINVLLTQNLPAQAAQKGDMLLDGFRLLAQEYPDLVNEVRGKGMLMAIEFVDNEIGYDFASEMFRQRVLVAGTLNNAKTIRVEPPLTLTLEQCEQVLKAARKALAALRVSVEEA, encoded by the coding sequence TTGAACAGGTTACCTTCCAGCGCATCGGCTCTGGCCTGCAGCGCACACGCACTGAATCTCATTGAAAAGCGCACGCTTGACCATGAGGAAATGAAAGCACTTAACCAGGAGGTCAGAGAATACTTTAAAGAGCATGTGAATCCGGGGTTTTTAGAGTATCGAAAATCGGTCACAGCCGGCGGGGATTACGGAGCCGTAGAGTGGCAAGCGGGAGGGTTAAATACGCTTGTCGACACCCAGGGACAGGAGTTTATCGACTGCCTTGGCGGGTTTGGCATCTTCAATGTAGGGCACCGTAATCCAGTTGTGGTATCCGCCGTCGAGAATCAACTCGCGAAACAACCGCTTCACAGTCAGGAACTGCTGGATCCGCTACGCGCGATGCTGGCGAAAACCCTGGCGGCCTTAACGCCCGGCAAACTGAAGTACAGCTTCTTCTGCAACAGCGGTACCGAATCGGTAGAGGCGGCCATCAAGCTGGCGAAAGCCTATCAGTCGCCGCGCGGTAAATTCACCTTCATCGCCACCAGCGGCGCCTTCCACGGCAAATCGCTGGGCGCGCTGTCGGCCACCGCCAAGTCGACTTTCCGCAAACCGTTTATGCCGCTGCTGCCGGGCTTCCGCCATGTGCCGTTCGGCGATATCAACGCCATGCGCACCATGCTGAGCGAGTGCAAGAAAACCGGCGACGACGTCGCGGCGGTGATCCTTGAGCCGATTCAGGGCGAAGGGGGCGTGATCCTGCCGCCGACGGGGTATTTGCCGGCGGTGCGTAAGCTGTGCGACGAGTTTGGCGCCCTGCTGATCCTCGACGAAGTGCAGACCGGCATGGGCCGCACTGGCAAGATGTTCGCCTGCGAGCATGAGAACGTTCAGCCCGACATTCTGTGTCTGGCGAAAGCGCTCGGCGGCGGCGTGATGCCGATCGGCGCGACGGTGGCGACGGAAGAGGTCTTCTCGGTGCTGTTCGACAACCCGTTCCTGCACACCACGACCTTCGGCGGCAACCCGCTGGCCTGTGCGGCGGCGCTGGCGACCATCAACGTGCTGTTGACGCAAAACCTGCCGGCGCAGGCGGCGCAGAAAGGCGATATGCTGCTGGACGGTTTCCGCCTGCTGGCGCAGGAGTATCCGGACCTGGTGAATGAAGTGCGCGGGAAAGGCATGCTGATGGCCATCGAGTTTGTCGATAACGAGATTGGCTACGACTTTGCCAGCGAGATGTTCAGACAGCGGGTGCTGGTCGCCGGGACGTTAAACAACGCCAAGACGATCCGCGTTGAACCGCCGCTGACCCTCACCCTTGAGCAGTGCGAGCAGGTGCTGAAGGCGGCGCGTAAGGCGCTGGCGGCCCTGCGCGTCTCGGTTGAAGAGGCGTAA
- a CDS encoding PadR family transcriptional regulator yields MRHHHEDGRGPRGRHGDPSEHGDHGRRGGGRRQRFFGHGELRLIILDILSRSASHGYELIKEIETLTQGNYSPSPGVIYPTLDLLQDQGLISVEDDNGRKKIVISEEGKQLHAENQEHLAHIQERLQARMVGCELRRDPQMKRALENFKAVLDLKVNQQASSAAQLKQIIGIIDRAAMEISQLD; encoded by the coding sequence ATGCGACATCATCATGAAGACGGGCGTGGGCCGCGCGGGCGCCACGGTGACCCCAGCGAACACGGCGACCATGGCCGTCGCGGCGGCGGACGTCGCCAGCGTTTCTTTGGCCACGGCGAACTGCGGCTGATTATTCTGGACATCCTCAGCCGCAGCGCCAGCCACGGCTATGAGCTGATCAAAGAGATCGAAACCCTCACCCAGGGGAACTACAGTCCCAGCCCGGGGGTGATCTACCCGACGCTGGATCTGCTCCAGGACCAGGGTCTCATCAGCGTGGAAGACGACAACGGACGCAAAAAAATCGTCATCAGCGAAGAGGGGAAACAGCTGCACGCGGAGAACCAGGAGCATCTGGCCCATATCCAGGAGCGTCTGCAGGCGCGGATGGTCGGCTGCGAGCTGCGCCGCGATCCGCAGATGAAGCGCGCGCTGGAGAATTTCAAAGCGGTCCTCGACCTGAAAGTGAACCAGCAGGCCAGCAGCGCCGCCCAGCTCAAGCAGATCATCGGCATTATCGACCGGGCGGCGATGGAGATCTCCCAGCTCGACTAA
- a CDS encoding siderophore-interacting protein — MMTKTKADKYPQRVRNELRFRELTVLRVERAGAAFQRIVLGGEALEGFVSRGFDDHTKLFFPEPGAAFAPPQVTEEGIDWGEGVRPATRDYTPLYDAERHELAYDFFIHDGGIASRWALEAKAGDKLVIGGPRGSLVVPEDYAWQLYVCDESGMPALRRRLLGLRQLAVTPQVTAIVTIADASYKDYLADLDGFNIEWVVGHHPAFVAERLAQVRVPAEDYFIWLTGEGAVVKSLLARFEDESIDQQLVRSQAYWHSK, encoded by the coding sequence ATGATGACAAAAACCAAAGCAGACAAGTACCCGCAGCGTGTCCGCAATGAGCTGCGTTTCCGTGAGCTGACGGTGCTGCGCGTGGAGCGCGCAGGCGCGGCTTTCCAGCGCATCGTGCTGGGAGGCGAGGCGCTGGAAGGTTTCGTTTCCCGCGGCTTTGACGACCACACCAAGCTTTTCTTCCCGGAGCCGGGCGCGGCGTTTGCCCCGCCGCAGGTGACCGAGGAGGGGATTGACTGGGGCGAGGGCGTGCGGCCTGCTACCCGCGACTATACGCCGCTGTACGATGCCGAACGCCATGAGCTGGCGTACGACTTCTTTATCCACGACGGCGGAATCGCCAGCCGCTGGGCGCTGGAGGCAAAAGCGGGCGATAAGCTGGTGATCGGTGGTCCGCGCGGCTCGCTGGTGGTGCCGGAGGATTACGCCTGGCAACTGTATGTCTGCGATGAGTCCGGTATGCCGGCGCTGCGTCGTCGTCTGCTGGGTTTGCGTCAGCTGGCGGTGACGCCGCAGGTGACGGCCATCGTCACTATCGCCGATGCGTCATATAAAGATTATCTGGCGGATCTCGACGGCTTTAACATCGAGTGGGTGGTGGGCCACCATCCGGCGTTCGTCGCCGAGCGTCTGGCGCAGGTGAGGGTGCCGGCGGAGGATTATTTCATCTGGCTGACCGGCGAAGGCGCGGTGGTGAAATCGCTGCTGGCGCGCTTTGAGGATGAGAGCATCGATCAGCAGCTGGTGCGCTCGCAGGCGTACTGGCACAGCAAGTAA